From one Halosimplex rubrum genomic stretch:
- a CDS encoding YgaP family membrane protein, which produces MENNIGATDRLIRITVGIALAAVGLASLGDLLGFGVTVGTVLTLLGLVLAGTGIVRVCLLYRLLGVDTSRSR; this is translated from the coding sequence ATGGAGAACAATATCGGTGCCACAGACAGACTGATCCGGATCACCGTCGGCATCGCACTCGCGGCCGTGGGACTCGCGTCGCTCGGTGACCTGCTCGGCTTCGGTGTGACGGTCGGCACGGTTCTGACGCTGCTGGGCCTCGTGCTCGCCGGGACCGGGATCGTTCGGGTCTGTCTCCTGTACCGCCTGCTGGGTGTGGACACGTCGAGGTCCCGCTAG
- a CDS encoding HalOD1 output domain-containing protein: protein MNELEDPIPQIVDTVAEEEGVEPVTLDPPLAEVTDPDALETLIEDSATSALEIRFAYRGHDVVVDENGRVQVE from the coding sequence ATGAATGAACTCGAAGACCCTATCCCCCAGATCGTCGATACCGTCGCAGAGGAAGAGGGCGTCGAGCCCGTCACACTCGACCCGCCGCTAGCCGAAGTCACCGACCCGGATGCGCTCGAAACGTTGATCGAGGATTCGGCAACGTCTGCCCTCGAGATTCGTTTCGCGTATCGTGGTCACGACGTCGTCGTCGACGAGAACGGTCGCGTACAGGTCGAGTAA
- a CDS encoding class I SAM-dependent methyltransferase: MDDRQGPSYPLFAAIYDPAMAVVERTLLRPHRSYLVDDIHGAVLDIGAGTGAMFPYFDAVADGNVSFHAIEPDPHMRRQASEKAVELELEIDLRAAGAESLPYEDDSFDVVIASMVFCTIPDIEAALSEVARVLRPGGEFRFFEHVLDDGWRARVQSLLAPVWKRVAGGCHLTRQTASVFAADRSFDVVELDRMNLGVTPIRPFVRGRLRKRT, translated from the coding sequence ATGGACGACCGACAAGGGCCATCATATCCGCTGTTCGCTGCGATATACGACCCGGCGATGGCAGTCGTCGAGCGAACGCTACTGCGCCCTCATCGAAGCTATTTGGTCGACGATATCCACGGTGCGGTCCTCGATATCGGTGCCGGAACTGGAGCTATGTTCCCGTACTTCGACGCCGTCGCCGATGGGAACGTCTCGTTTCACGCGATCGAACCCGACCCGCACATGCGACGACAGGCAAGCGAGAAGGCGGTCGAGTTGGAACTCGAGATCGACCTCCGGGCAGCGGGCGCCGAATCGCTCCCGTACGAGGACGACTCGTTCGACGTCGTGATCGCCTCGATGGTGTTCTGTACGATCCCGGATATCGAGGCGGCGCTCTCGGAGGTCGCCCGCGTGCTACGGCCCGGCGGCGAGTTCCGCTTTTTCGAACACGTACTGGACGACGGGTGGCGTGCTCGCGTCCAGTCGCTTCTCGCACCGGTCTGGAAGCGGGTCGCGGGCGGCTGTCACCTGACGAGACAGACTGCGTCCGTGTTCGCCGCCGACCGATCGTTCGACGTCGTCGAACTCGATCGGATGAACCTCGGTGTGACGCCGATACGACCGTTCGTTCGAGGCCGATTGCGGAAACGAACGTGA
- a CDS encoding aminotransferase class V-fold PLP-dependent enzyme, which translates to MNPRELRADTPALHEDIYLNFGAHGPSPRYVVEAADEFVQSHEYDTSTRNDPYEVAFDTYDRVRERVATFVGADTDEIALTESTTAGINAVATAIDWGPGDTVVRTDLEHPAGTLPWQRLEQEGVEVRVVETEDGRVDLDAFAEAVADARLACFSAVTWTHGTRLPVADLVDIAHEAGAFALVDAVQVPGQLPLNVGEWGADAVAAAGHKWLLGLWGGGFLYVDRNAAEALQPTTVGYRSVETPTADPYEFAPGARRFEVGSSNPAPHVALAEAIDAIGEVGVDRIADRSQKLAGHLADGVPDDRLLSPMDPESGLVTIDVDDPEATVDRLASEGIVVRALPTPDAVRASVHAVNTHAEIERLLDALEPEWN; encoded by the coding sequence ATGAACCCTAGAGAACTCCGCGCCGATACGCCCGCCCTGCACGAGGACATCTACCTGAATTTCGGTGCTCACGGCCCGAGTCCACGGTACGTCGTCGAGGCCGCAGACGAGTTCGTGCAGTCACACGAGTACGATACGAGTACTCGAAACGACCCCTACGAGGTGGCCTTCGACACCTATGACCGCGTGCGGGAGCGTGTCGCCACCTTCGTCGGTGCGGACACCGACGAGATCGCACTCACGGAGAGTACGACCGCGGGTATCAACGCCGTCGCGACCGCCATCGACTGGGGGCCCGGCGATACTGTCGTTCGGACCGACCTCGAGCATCCAGCCGGGACGCTCCCGTGGCAACGCCTCGAACAGGAGGGCGTCGAGGTTCGCGTCGTCGAGACCGAGGACGGCCGCGTCGATCTCGACGCCTTCGCCGAGGCCGTCGCCGACGCGCGTCTGGCGTGTTTCAGCGCGGTGACCTGGACGCACGGTACCCGGTTACCCGTCGCCGACCTCGTCGACATCGCCCACGAGGCCGGCGCGTTCGCGCTCGTCGACGCCGTGCAAGTGCCGGGACAGCTCCCCCTCAATGTCGGCGAGTGGGGCGCGGACGCCGTCGCGGCGGCCGGCCACAAGTGGTTGCTGGGGCTGTGGGGCGGCGGCTTCCTCTACGTCGACCGCAACGCCGCTGAAGCTCTCCAGCCCACCACAGTTGGCTACCGAAGCGTCGAAACCCCGACTGCAGATCCCTACGAGTTCGCGCCCGGCGCCCGACGATTCGAGGTCGGGTCGTCGAATCCGGCTCCACACGTCGCCCTGGCCGAGGCCATCGATGCGATCGGTGAGGTCGGTGTCGACCGTATCGCCGACCGGAGCCAGAAATTGGCCGGCCATCTGGCTGATGGCGTCCCTGACGACAGGCTTCTCAGTCCTATGGACCCCGAGTCGGGACTCGTGACGATCGACGTCGACGACCCCGAAGCGACGGTGGACCGACTCGCGTCGGAGGGGATCGTCGTTCGTGCCCTGCCAACGCCGGACGCCGTCCGCGCGTCGGTCCACGCGGTCAACACGCACGCAGAAATCGAGCGGCTGCTGGACGCCCTCGAACCGGAGTGGAACTGA
- a CDS encoding rubrerythrin-like domain-containing protein: MPQGQDYEHENDPTSPSKYECLQCGTIVEADSHPGACECGGEFQNRAKSLE; encoded by the coding sequence ATGCCACAAGGCCAAGACTACGAGCACGAGAACGACCCGACGTCGCCGTCGAAGTACGAGTGTCTCCAGTGTGGCACCATCGTCGAGGCGGACTCTCACCCCGGCGCCTGTGAGTGTGGCGGCGAGTTCCAGAACCGGGCGAAGTCCCTCGAATAA
- a CDS encoding NAD(P)/FAD-dependent oxidoreductase produces MTEHVVIVGGGTGGTVLANDLADRLEPELDAGDVRVTLVNDDPDHVYKPVWLYVPFGQRELDDGRRRLADLVDDAIDLRIGRVSDIDTESQRLQFHGSAPSVGYDYLVLATGSTLEPDQIPGLTEDGHNYYSESGATELRDELLSFTEGDLVLSVIGTPHMCPAAPLEFVFMADDWLRERGLREDVDITYTYPIQRVHGNPHIAEWARPIMEERDIQVETFFNAESVDPETETITSMEGTELDYDLLVAIPPHRGIDLIEEAGLGDDGWVDVDKHTLEAEAAENVYALGDTADTGVPNAGSVAHYQAGVVGQRLASEIRGRPATATYDGKTLCFIETGMDAASFVEFDYENPPSPAPPSEKLHWSKLAYNESYWLTARGLL; encoded by the coding sequence ATGACCGAGCACGTCGTCATCGTCGGTGGCGGGACCGGCGGGACCGTCCTCGCGAACGACCTCGCGGACCGACTCGAACCCGAACTCGACGCCGGCGACGTCCGCGTCACGCTGGTCAACGACGACCCCGACCACGTCTACAAACCGGTCTGGCTGTACGTGCCGTTCGGCCAGCGCGAGCTAGACGACGGACGCCGCCGGCTCGCTGACCTCGTCGATGACGCAATCGATCTCCGGATCGGCCGCGTGTCCGACATCGACACCGAGTCCCAGCGGCTCCAGTTCCACGGGAGCGCCCCGTCCGTCGGCTACGATTACCTCGTGCTGGCGACCGGGTCGACGCTAGAGCCCGACCAGATACCTGGCCTCACGGAGGACGGTCACAACTACTACAGCGAGTCGGGCGCGACCGAACTGCGCGACGAACTGCTCTCGTTCACCGAGGGCGACCTCGTGTTGAGCGTGATCGGAACTCCGCACATGTGTCCGGCTGCGCCACTGGAGTTCGTCTTCATGGCCGACGACTGGCTCCGCGAGCGCGGTCTCCGGGAGGACGTCGACATCACGTACACGTACCCGATACAGCGCGTCCATGGCAACCCCCACATCGCCGAGTGGGCTCGTCCCATCATGGAGGAACGGGACATCCAGGTGGAGACGTTCTTCAACGCCGAGTCGGTCGACCCGGAGACGGAGACGATCACGTCGATGGAGGGGACCGAACTCGACTACGACCTGCTCGTGGCCATCCCGCCCCACCGCGGTATCGACCTGATCGAGGAGGCGGGGCTCGGCGACGACGGCTGGGTCGACGTCGACAAGCACACGCTGGAAGCCGAGGCCGCCGAGAACGTCTACGCGCTCGGGGACACCGCCGACACCGGCGTCCCGAACGCGGGCAGCGTCGCACACTACCAGGCCGGCGTCGTCGGCCAGCGCCTCGCCAGCGAGATTCGGGGCCGCCCGGCGACGGCGACCTACGACGGGAAGACGCTGTGCTTCATCGAGACGGGGATGGACGCGGCGTCGTTCGTGGAGTTCGACTACGAGAATCCGCCGTCGCCGGCGCCGCCCTCGGAGAAACTCCACTGGTCGAAGCTGGCGTACAACGAGTCGTACTGGCTGACCGCTCGAGGACTGCTCTGA
- the gdhB gene encoding glutamate dehydrogenase GdhB — protein sequence MASDTPSTAEDVDARQDEAPESALDTARHQLNEAAAFIDVDPNVVTRLNYPAAVHEVTVPLKRDDGSVEMYQGFRAQHDSVRGPYKGGLRYHPGVTREECIGLGMWMTWKCAVMDLPFGGAKGGVVVDPKDLSDDEVERLTRRFTNELRNVIGPMTDIPAPDMGTGSEEMAWIMDAYSVQEAETTPGVVTGKPPVIGGSKGREEAPGRSVAIITREACEYYDFPLEETTVAVQGFGSVGANAARLLDDWGATIVAVSDVNGAAYDPDGVDTRAIPTHDEEPEAVTKYADETISNEDVLELDVDVLIPAAVGNVITENNVGDIQAALIVEGANGPITFAADSILAERGIPVIPDILANAGGVTVSYFEWLQDINRRAWSLDRVNDELEAEMVAAWNAVREEFEAHDATWRQGAYIVGLSRIADAHESRGLWP from the coding sequence ATGGCTTCCGATACCCCATCGACAGCGGAGGATGTAGACGCACGACAGGACGAAGCTCCGGAATCAGCGCTCGATACTGCCCGGCATCAGCTCAACGAAGCGGCCGCGTTCATCGACGTCGATCCAAACGTTGTCACACGCCTCAATTATCCCGCAGCAGTCCACGAAGTAACAGTTCCCCTAAAACGGGACGACGGTTCCGTCGAAATGTATCAGGGATTTCGGGCCCAGCACGATAGCGTCCGTGGGCCGTATAAAGGCGGCCTGCGATATCATCCGGGGGTCACCCGCGAGGAGTGTATCGGGTTAGGGATGTGGATGACCTGGAAGTGTGCAGTCATGGACCTCCCGTTCGGCGGCGCGAAGGGCGGCGTCGTCGTCGATCCCAAGGATCTGAGTGACGACGAGGTCGAACGCTTGACGCGCCGGTTCACCAACGAACTCCGCAACGTTATCGGTCCCATGACCGACATTCCGGCGCCGGACATGGGGACTGGCTCCGAGGAGATGGCGTGGATCATGGACGCCTATAGCGTCCAGGAAGCCGAGACGACTCCTGGCGTGGTAACCGGGAAACCACCGGTCATCGGCGGGAGTAAAGGGCGAGAGGAAGCACCCGGCCGAAGCGTCGCCATCATCACTCGCGAGGCCTGCGAGTACTACGACTTCCCGCTCGAAGAGACGACAGTCGCCGTCCAGGGCTTCGGGAGCGTCGGCGCAAATGCGGCCCGCCTGCTCGACGACTGGGGAGCGACCATCGTGGCCGTGAGCGACGTGAACGGTGCGGCCTACGATCCGGACGGGGTCGACACCCGCGCTATCCCGACCCACGACGAGGAACCCGAAGCCGTCACGAAGTACGCGGACGAGACGATCAGCAACGAGGACGTGCTCGAACTCGACGTCGACGTCCTGATCCCCGCGGCCGTCGGAAACGTCATCACCGAGAACAACGTCGGCGACATCCAGGCCGCCCTCATCGTCGAGGGGGCCAACGGGCCGATCACGTTCGCTGCCGATTCGATCTTAGCCGAGCGGGGAATCCCCGTCATCCCCGATATTCTCGCCAACGCCGGTGGGGTTACGGTCAGCTATTTCGAGTGGCTACAGGACATCAATCGGCGCGCGTGGTCGCTCGACCGGGTCAACGACGAGCTCGAAGCTGAGATGGTCGCCGCGTGGAACGCCGTCCGAGAAGAGTTCGAAGCCCACGATGCGACCTGGCGGCAAGGCGCGTACATCGTCGGACTTTCGCGGATCGCCGATGCTCACGAGAGTCGCGGGCTCTGGCCGTAA
- a CDS encoding DsbA family protein gives METENNITGRRALLAGGGTIAFGGAVAYFASRSESGGQEYVPDTFHTSEETTGFGVELAGRPIAGDADAPVDIYYWTDYLCPFCKQFETETLPDVGLDYVDAGQARIITLSYPNIGEYSTPSAVWGRCVWEQVADTDPAAFWRWHGAAFDAQSESGHDWADEERFTSITEQTEAVSVADVDACRQDRGDAIRESIDTDIATAQSARIQGTPGFVLYNRESDVAGKIVGAQPYDNFADALDRVREA, from the coding sequence ATGGAAACAGAGAACAATATTACGGGGCGGCGAGCACTCCTCGCCGGTGGTGGAACCATCGCGTTCGGTGGTGCTGTCGCGTATTTTGCGTCGCGCTCCGAGTCGGGCGGACAGGAATACGTCCCCGACACCTTTCACACGAGCGAGGAGACGACGGGATTCGGGGTGGAACTCGCGGGTCGACCGATCGCCGGCGACGCCGACGCCCCGGTCGACATCTACTACTGGACTGACTACCTGTGCCCGTTCTGTAAGCAGTTCGAGACGGAGACACTCCCGGACGTTGGGCTCGACTACGTCGACGCTGGCCAAGCGCGAATAATTACCCTCTCATATCCGAACATCGGCGAGTACTCCACTCCGTCAGCGGTCTGGGGCCGTTGCGTCTGGGAGCAAGTCGCCGATACCGACCCAGCTGCCTTCTGGCGGTGGCACGGCGCGGCCTTCGACGCCCAGTCGGAGTCAGGACACGATTGGGCGGACGAGGAACGGTTCACGAGCATCACCGAACAGACGGAGGCTGTCTCCGTCGCCGACGTAGACGCTTGTCGACAGGACCGCGGCGATGCGATCCGCGAATCCATCGACACTGACATCGCGACGGCGCAGTCGGCCCGAATTCAGGGGACGCCAGGATTCGTGCTCTACAACCGCGAGAGCGACGTCGCCGGAAAGATCGTCGGTGCACAACCCTACGACAACTTCGCCGACGCACTCGATCGAGTTAGAGAGGCATGA
- the trxA gene encoding thioredoxin encodes MAEDIEEIRRQKLAELRNRTETDGTEESASTIPSEPVQINGRPELSETVTEYDLVLADFYADWCGPCQMLEPVVETIAAETGATVAKIDIDANQQLAAEYDVRGVPTLVLFADGQPAERLVGMQDEAQLRSVIETHA; translated from the coding sequence ATGGCTGAAGATATTGAAGAGATCCGGCGACAGAAACTGGCGGAGCTTCGAAATCGGACTGAAACGGACGGTACTGAGGAGTCTGCCTCGACGATCCCGTCCGAACCGGTCCAGATCAACGGTAGGCCCGAGCTATCCGAAACTGTCACCGAGTACGACCTCGTGCTAGCCGACTTCTACGCCGACTGGTGTGGTCCGTGCCAGATGCTCGAACCAGTCGTCGAAACGATCGCGGCCGAGACCGGTGCGACTGTAGCGAAGATCGATATCGACGCGAACCAGCAACTCGCCGCCGAGTACGATGTTCGGGGCGTTCCGACGCTCGTTCTGTTCGCCGACGGACAGCCGGCGGAACGACTCGTCGGAATGCAGGACGAAGCTCAGCTTCGCTCCGTGATCGAAACCCACGCGTGA
- a CDS encoding sulfurtransferase TusA family protein — MTDIEPDGTVDARGATCPGPLMDLIGKIRGAESGDVIRLLSDNEQSLTDVPEWAEEAGNELLTVEERDDYNAFYVEKA, encoded by the coding sequence GTGACTGACATCGAGCCTGACGGTACGGTCGACGCCAGAGGCGCAACCTGTCCCGGTCCACTGATGGACCTCATCGGAAAGATCCGGGGCGCTGAGTCGGGGGACGTGATCCGACTCCTGAGCGACAACGAACAATCGCTCACCGACGTGCCCGAGTGGGCCGAGGAAGCCGGCAACGAACTACTCACGGTCGAGGAACGCGACGACTACAACGCGTTCTACGTGGAGAAAGCATGA
- a CDS encoding class I SAM-dependent methyltransferase codes for MGHHTFDASRADKLERAERRYRFLSAEELLWALDLSSDETVVDLGSGTGFYTDDVAPHARTVYGVDVQEAMHDYYRKRGLPENVDLFTTEVSDLPVDADSIDAAFSTMTYHEFASDDALAEIDRVLAPEERLVIVDWSATGTEEAGPPLDERFTATEAADALSNAGFHIEHEAVRPETFLLVATAT; via the coding sequence ATGGGCCATCACACATTCGACGCGTCCCGGGCCGACAAACTCGAACGGGCCGAGCGGCGATACCGGTTTCTCTCGGCCGAGGAACTGCTCTGGGCGCTCGACCTCTCGTCCGACGAGACCGTCGTCGATCTCGGGAGCGGCACGGGATTCTACACGGACGACGTAGCGCCCCACGCGCGGACCGTGTACGGCGTCGACGTGCAGGAGGCGATGCACGACTACTATCGCAAGAGGGGCCTCCCCGAGAACGTCGACCTCTTCACCACCGAGGTGAGCGACCTGCCGGTCGACGCGGATTCGATCGATGCCGCCTTCTCGACGATGACCTACCACGAGTTCGCCAGCGACGACGCGCTCGCCGAGATCGATCGTGTCCTCGCGCCCGAGGAGCGACTCGTCATCGTCGACTGGAGTGCGACGGGGACCGAGGAGGCCGGCCCACCCCTCGATGAGCGGTTCACTGCCACGGAAGCGGCAGACGCACTGTCGAACGCCGGGTTCCACATCGAGCACGAGGCCGTTCGGCCAGAGACGTTCCTGTTGGTCGCCACAGCTACATGA
- a CDS encoding DoxX family protein: protein MSSQEVQLQSTVAGFTANGRLHTLSVWFILALRLMMGLAFFQSGFEKILSGSFSASGYLQNAPPANGSPVADLFVTMGDTAWFVDFVNIAVPWGEVFIGLGLLFGALTRLAAFWGAFMMLMFYLGNWDIAHGYINGDFAYMLVFLSVAAFGAGRILGVDAYIEQYEINGQPLVERYPWTRYLLG, encoded by the coding sequence ATGTCCTCTCAAGAGGTACAACTTCAAAGTACGGTTGCTGGATTCACAGCAAATGGACGACTTCATACGCTGAGTGTGTGGTTTATCCTCGCGTTGCGACTGATGATGGGATTGGCATTCTTCCAGAGTGGTTTTGAAAAGATCTTATCCGGGAGCTTTAGCGCGTCGGGATACTTGCAGAACGCGCCACCAGCCAACGGAAGTCCCGTTGCCGACCTCTTTGTTACGATGGGTGACACTGCGTGGTTCGTAGACTTCGTAAATATTGCTGTCCCATGGGGGGAGGTATTTATCGGATTAGGGCTTCTGTTCGGTGCACTCACGCGCCTCGCTGCGTTCTGGGGCGCGTTCATGATGCTGATGTTCTACCTCGGAAACTGGGATATCGCTCACGGCTACATCAACGGGGATTTCGCGTACATGCTCGTGTTCCTCTCGGTCGCCGCCTTCGGTGCCGGCCGTATCCTCGGGGTGGACGCCTATATCGAACAGTACGAAATCAATGGGCAGCCGCTCGTCGAACGATATCCCTGGACTCGGTATCTCCTTGGGTAG
- a CDS encoding helix-turn-helix domain-containing protein gives MATSVREDLERDLGCLDLLGCVHGLNERDQTVFRLLQQAEERLTVDDVADRLDCERSTAYRSISRLHEAGVVVQEQVNYENGGYYYVYRPRTPEKIAHDMQRLLNDWYADIGQLIQEFEDRYSRDSDSRENQPLQSCS, from the coding sequence ATGGCCACCTCCGTGCGTGAGGATCTTGAGCGCGACCTGGGATGTCTCGACCTCCTGGGATGCGTTCACGGACTCAACGAGCGGGATCAGACGGTCTTCCGCCTGCTACAACAGGCGGAAGAGAGACTCACCGTCGATGACGTAGCAGACCGATTGGATTGTGAGAGATCTACGGCGTATCGCTCGATTTCCCGGCTTCACGAGGCTGGCGTCGTCGTACAGGAGCAAGTAAACTACGAGAACGGTGGGTACTACTACGTGTATCGTCCGCGGACACCCGAGAAAATTGCTCACGATATGCAGCGGTTGCTCAACGACTGGTATGCGGATATCGGACAGCTCATTCAGGAGTTCGAAGATCGATATAGTCGGGACTCGGATAGCCGAGAGAACCAGCCGCTGCAGTCCTGTTCCTGA
- a CDS encoding class I SAM-dependent methyltransferase, whose translation MDRFQNTGQPDWDWWSRLWPTPGATLRKLGLASGESVAEVGCGSGYFALPAARIAEPEPVYAIDLDASLLDELDSLAEQQDIENVVPIHGDARNLTGVLPEPVTTLVVANTFHGVDDQAGLVEQAFEAIESGGRLIVVNWHERPRETTTVGGDPRGPPTGLRMTPEETEAAVLSTASFERDRQVELPPYHYALVFER comes from the coding sequence ATGGATCGGTTCCAGAACACCGGACAGCCCGACTGGGACTGGTGGAGCAGACTCTGGCCGACGCCCGGTGCGACGCTCCGGAAACTCGGTCTCGCGTCCGGCGAGTCGGTCGCCGAGGTCGGCTGTGGGAGCGGCTACTTTGCCCTTCCAGCCGCCCGTATCGCCGAACCTGAGCCAGTGTACGCGATTGACTTGGACGCGTCATTGCTCGACGAACTCGATAGTCTCGCCGAACAGCAGGACATCGAGAACGTCGTCCCGATCCACGGCGACGCCCGGAACCTGACCGGCGTCCTCCCCGAACCAGTCACCACGCTCGTCGTGGCAAACACGTTCCACGGCGTCGACGACCAGGCGGGATTGGTCGAACAAGCGTTCGAAGCCATCGAGTCCGGCGGGCGTCTGATCGTCGTCAACTGGCACGAGCGCCCGCGGGAGACGACGACTGTCGGAGGTGACCCTCGGGGACCCCCGACGGGGCTTCGGATGACGCCAGAAGAGACCGAAGCTGCCGTGCTCTCGACGGCCTCCTTCGAGCGTGACCGACAGGTCGAGCTACCCCCGTACCACTACGCGCTCGTATTCGAGCGGTAG
- a CDS encoding IS6 family transposase — protein sequence MPENASLGGNLDQFDLDFVEREATPRLLMKLSIQLHLARFSLSNTVSVLGVFGVKRARSTVHNWVHKADLQPEGGHSPDHVAVDETVIRLNDEQYWLYAAVDPETNKLLHTKLRPATTKVLAQLFLAELSEKHDVDDAVFLVDASKSLQTACHRHGFDFRYEKHGNRNAVERVFREIKRRTVRFSSCFSNADAETADDWLKSFSFAWNQLI from the coding sequence ATGCCCGAAAACGCTAGCCTCGGCGGTAATCTGGACCAATTCGACTTAGATTTTGTGGAGCGGGAAGCGACACCGCGACTGTTGATGAAGCTGAGTATTCAGTTGCATCTGGCTAGATTCTCACTTTCGAATACTGTTTCTGTTCTTGGGGTATTCGGTGTCAAACGTGCTCGTTCAACTGTTCATAATTGGGTTCACAAGGCTGATTTACAGCCCGAAGGTGGACACTCACCGGATCACGTCGCGGTTGACGAAACCGTGATCCGACTCAACGACGAGCAGTATTGGCTGTACGCTGCTGTCGATCCGGAAACGAACAAACTGCTGCATACAAAGCTGAGACCAGCTACAACGAAGGTGCTTGCTCAGTTATTTCTCGCCGAGCTCAGCGAGAAACACGACGTTGACGACGCCGTGTTTCTCGTCGATGCCTCCAAATCGTTACAAACTGCGTGTCACCGACATGGCTTCGATTTCAGATACGAAAAACATGGAAATCGGAACGCTGTTGAACGTGTCTTCAGAGAAATAAAGCGGCGAACTGTACGATTCTCAAGTTGTTTCAGCAACGCCGACGCAGAAACAGCCGACGATTGGCTCAAATCGTTCAGCTTCGCATGGAATCAGCTTATCTGA
- a CDS encoding DUF1641 domain-containing protein, producing MSEQENSDQSELEAAIEQNPEAVAEFVEHLDAVNELLDVLSLGESALDDEMVRELSATGSTLAESADGLATDETAALAETVGENGDELREALDTLLALQRSGTLDELAEIAEVGSLATAALDDEMVTSLAGTGAALGEVAQTASDDDTRDGIETLLESVGEAERNSPEQVGAVGLVRGLRDPDVQYGLGYLLALAGALGRAQSTEKSY from the coding sequence ATGTCCGAACAGGAGAACTCCGACCAGTCCGAGCTGGAGGCGGCGATCGAACAGAACCCCGAGGCAGTCGCCGAGTTCGTGGAGCACCTCGACGCCGTCAACGAGCTACTGGACGTGCTCTCGCTGGGCGAGAGCGCGCTCGACGACGAGATGGTCCGCGAGCTCTCGGCGACGGGGTCGACGCTGGCGGAGTCCGCCGACGGGCTGGCGACCGACGAGACCGCGGCGCTGGCCGAGACGGTCGGGGAGAACGGCGACGAACTGCGTGAGGCACTCGACACGTTGCTCGCGCTCCAGCGCAGCGGTACGCTCGACGAACTGGCCGAGATCGCGGAAGTCGGGTCGCTGGCGACTGCGGCACTCGACGACGAGATGGTCACGTCACTGGCGGGCACCGGCGCCGCGCTTGGCGAAGTCGCGCAGACGGCGTCCGACGACGACACTCGTGACGGCATCGAAACGTTGTTAGAGAGTGTCGGTGAAGCGGAGCGGAACTCACCCGAGCAGGTCGGAGCCGTCGGCCTGGTTCGCGGATTACGTGACCCGGATGTCCAGTACGGGCTGGGCTACCTGCTGGCGCTTGCAGGCGCGCTCGGCCGTGCGCAATCTACCGAGAAGTCGTACTAA
- a CDS encoding thioredoxin family protein, which translates to MATQTAETDSVVSLGEDDIEAVVEDSRVTLVEFYTEWCGTCKRMEPVLETIAVDTDATILTVDIESNLETAIEYGAQNTPTFVLFVDGQPVKQLRGGQTEQSLRELIARYSD; encoded by the coding sequence ATGGCAACACAGACAGCGGAGACGGACAGCGTGGTTTCGCTCGGTGAGGACGACATCGAAGCGGTCGTCGAGGACAGTCGCGTCACGCTCGTGGAATTCTACACGGAGTGGTGTGGCACCTGCAAACGGATGGAGCCGGTTCTCGAGACGATCGCCGTAGACACGGACGCGACGATCCTGACGGTCGACATCGAATCCAATCTCGAAACCGCGATCGAGTACGGTGCCCAGAACACGCCCACCTTCGTCCTGTTCGTCGACGGGCAACCGGTGAAACAACTCCGTGGCGGCCAGACCGAACAGTCACTCCGAGAACTGATCGCCCGGTACAGTGACTAA